One window from the genome of Rhodobacteraceae bacterium S2214 encodes:
- the uvrB gene encoding excinuclease ABC subunit UvrB, with translation MPFMANPAPDVRTREKLEGGQQFKLVTEFDAAGDQPAAIKELSEGVLSGEQNQVLLGATGTGKTFTMAKVIEETQRPAIILAPNKTLAAQLYGEFKGFFPENAVEYFVSYYDYYQPEAYVARSDTYIEKESQINEQIDRMRHSATRALLERDDVIIVASVSCIYGIGSVETYGAMTQDIYVGQSYDQRGIIADLVAQQYRRNDQGFQRGCFRVRGDSLEVWPAHLDDKAWKLSFFGEELESITEFDPLTGQKTGTFDKVRIYANSHYVTPKPTMQQAVVGIKKELRMRLDQLVADSKLLEAQRLEQRTNFDLEMLEATGVCNGIENYSRYLTGRAPGEPPPTLFEFIPDNAIVFADESHVSVPQIGGMYKGDFRRKMTLAEHGFRLPSCMDNRPLKFEEWDAMRPQSVFVSATPSAWELDQAGGVFAEQIIRPTGLIDPKIEIRPVEMQVDDLLDEVRKVSADGYRTLCTTLTKRMAEDLTEYMHEQGIRVRYMHSDIDTIERIEILRDLRLGAFDVLIGINLLREGLDIPECGLVAILDADKEGFLRSETSLVQTIGRAARNAEGRVIMYADRITGSMERAMKETERRRTKQQAYNEEHGITPMTVKKNVEDILAGLYKGDADMNRVTAKIDNPLAGGNLQTVLDGLRTDMRKAAENLEFEEAARLRDEVKRLEAVDLAVSDDPLARQQAVEKAVVEAGVKSGRSTGGRGGMRGGKSRYGGKK, from the coding sequence ATGCCCTTCATGGCGAACCCTGCTCCGGATGTACGGACGCGGGAAAAACTTGAAGGTGGTCAACAGTTTAAGCTGGTGACCGAATTCGATGCAGCCGGCGATCAGCCCGCCGCGATCAAAGAATTGTCCGAAGGTGTACTGTCTGGTGAACAGAACCAAGTACTGTTGGGCGCCACCGGTACCGGCAAAACATTCACGATGGCAAAGGTCATTGAAGAAACCCAACGTCCGGCGATTATTTTGGCCCCGAACAAAACACTAGCGGCTCAGTTATACGGCGAATTCAAAGGGTTCTTTCCCGAAAACGCCGTTGAATATTTCGTAAGTTATTATGACTACTATCAACCCGAAGCCTACGTTGCGCGGTCAGACACCTACATCGAAAAAGAAAGCCAGATTAACGAACAAATCGACCGGATGCGCCATTCGGCCACGCGTGCGCTGTTAGAACGCGATGACGTGATCATCGTGGCGTCCGTGTCTTGCATCTACGGTATCGGGTCCGTCGAAACATATGGGGCCATGACGCAGGATATCTACGTCGGCCAAAGCTACGATCAGCGCGGTATCATCGCCGACCTTGTGGCGCAGCAATATCGCCGAAACGATCAGGGATTCCAGCGTGGTTGTTTCCGCGTGCGTGGCGATAGCCTCGAAGTGTGGCCAGCTCACCTTGATGACAAAGCATGGAAACTATCATTCTTTGGCGAAGAACTGGAAAGCATTACAGAATTTGACCCGTTGACGGGCCAAAAAACCGGCACCTTCGACAAGGTCCGCATCTATGCGAATTCACACTACGTGACGCCGAAACCAACCATGCAGCAAGCTGTCGTTGGGATCAAAAAAGAACTTCGCATGCGGCTGGATCAATTGGTCGCCGATAGCAAATTGTTGGAAGCACAGCGGCTGGAACAGCGGACAAACTTCGACCTCGAAATGCTTGAGGCGACGGGCGTCTGCAACGGCATCGAAAACTATTCGCGCTACCTGACGGGTCGCGCGCCGGGCGAACCGCCGCCCACCCTTTTCGAATTTATCCCCGACAATGCCATCGTGTTTGCCGATGAATCTCACGTGTCTGTGCCGCAGATCGGCGGCATGTATAAGGGTGACTTTAGACGCAAAATGACGCTGGCCGAACACGGGTTCCGGCTGCCGTCCTGTATGGATAACCGCCCACTGAAATTCGAAGAATGGGACGCCATGCGCCCGCAGTCTGTCTTCGTCTCGGCGACCCCATCCGCATGGGAACTCGATCAAGCCGGAGGTGTGTTTGCTGAACAAATCATCCGCCCTACCGGCCTAATTGACCCGAAAATTGAGATTAGACCAGTTGAGATGCAGGTCGACGATCTGCTCGACGAGGTGCGTAAAGTCAGCGCCGATGGCTACCGTACGCTGTGCACCACGCTGACCAAACGCATGGCCGAAGACCTGACCGAATACATGCATGAACAGGGCATTCGTGTCCGCTATATGCACTCAGATATCGACACAATTGAACGGATCGAAATCCTACGCGATCTGCGGCTTGGCGCATTCGACGTGCTCATCGGCATCAACCTTTTGCGCGAAGGTCTCGACATCCCCGAATGTGGGCTCGTCGCGATCTTGGACGCCGATAAAGAAGGTTTCTTGCGTTCTGAAACGTCTCTGGTTCAGACCATCGGTCGTGCGGCACGAAACGCGGAAGGACGCGTGATTATGTACGCCGATCGGATCACCGGTTCGATGGAACGTGCGATGAAAGAAACCGAACGCCGTCGTACCAAACAACAGGCATACAACGAAGAACACGGCATCACGCCGATGACAGTTAAGAAGAACGTCGAAGACATTCTTGCGGGTCTGTACAAAGGCGACGCCGACATGAACCGCGTCACCGCCAAAATCGACAATCCGCTTGCGGGCGGAAACCTGCAAACCGTTCTAGACGGGCTGCGGACCGACATGCGCAAGGCGGCTGAGAACCTCGAATTCGAAGAAGCGGCGCGCCTGCGTGACGAG
- a CDS encoding MYG1 family protein, with protein MTITHLVTHSGGFHADELMSSVILTRLFPDATLIRTRDKAWITPGEDKIIYDVGGDYDAAAQIFDHHQRPSPLREDEQPFSSFGLIWKHFGSDYLAALDVPEADIDLVHATVDTKFVLPIDLLDNGAMEPSVAGPLSVLTLPSLLGSLKPVFDDTSPTADDDAFHNALPIARSFVEAFVANIAAKYRATGIVEAAIEEAGESEILELPMGMPYRSTLLKMEADHILFVVNPRGGDWTLNGIKLSHDTFDQRADLPASWAGLTDAALEAATGVQGAKFCHNARFIAVANSRDAIMEMAEIAVKEASQAVAEPTT; from the coding sequence ATGACCATCACACATCTTGTCACCCATTCCGGCGGTTTTCACGCGGATGAGTTGATGTCCTCGGTCATTTTGACCCGCCTGTTTCCGGATGCGACGCTAATTCGCACCCGCGACAAAGCCTGGATCACACCGGGCGAGGATAAGATCATTTACGATGTCGGTGGTGATTATGACGCCGCCGCCCAGATTTTCGATCATCACCAACGGCCCAGTCCATTGCGTGAGGACGAGCAGCCATTCAGTTCGTTTGGTCTGATATGGAAGCATTTCGGGTCTGACTATCTGGCCGCGCTGGACGTTCCAGAGGCTGATATTGATCTGGTTCACGCGACTGTTGATACCAAGTTCGTGCTGCCGATTGATCTGCTGGACAATGGCGCGATGGAGCCTTCGGTTGCGGGTCCTTTGTCTGTTCTGACGTTGCCAAGCCTTCTGGGCAGTCTGAAACCGGTTTTTGATGACACGTCTCCAACCGCTGATGATGATGCATTCCACAACGCTTTGCCGATTGCGCGCAGTTTCGTTGAAGCGTTTGTCGCGAACATTGCCGCGAAGTACCGCGCCACCGGGATCGTCGAAGCCGCGATTGAAGAGGCTGGCGAGTCCGAAATTCTTGAACTGCCGATGGGCATGCCTTACCGGTCGACATTGCTTAAAATGGAAGCGGATCACATTCTGTTCGTTGTTAATCCGCGTGGCGGTGATTGGACGTTGAATGGAATCAAACTGTCTCATGACACCTTTGATCAGCGCGCTGATCTTCCTGCGTCATGGGCTGGTCTGACCGATGCAGCGCTTGAAGCTGCGACAGGTGTTCAGGGGGCAAAGTTCTGCCACAACGCCCGTTTCATTGCCGTTGCGAATAGCCGTGATGCGATCATGGAAATGGCTGAAATTGCGGTTAAAGAAGCATCTCAGGCGGTCGCTGAACCGACCACCTGA
- a CDS encoding ETC complex I subunit, with translation MRARIFKPARTAMSSGTAKTRHWVLEHVNETGRDVDPLMGWTSSSDTQAQVRLTFDSKEAALDYAKDHGIDAVVLEPKPRKANVRPGGYGENFATNRRGAWTH, from the coding sequence ATGCGTGCACGTATTTTCAAGCCTGCGAGAACAGCCATGTCATCCGGCACGGCAAAGACCCGTCATTGGGTTTTGGAGCATGTCAACGAGACTGGTCGCGACGTTGACCCGTTGATGGGATGGACGTCGTCATCGGATACGCAAGCGCAAGTGCGCCTGACGTTCGATTCGAAAGAAGCCGCCCTTGATTACGCAAAAGACCACGGAATCGACGCGGTCGTGCTGGAACCAAAACCCCGCAAGGCCAATGTGCGCCCCGGTGGTTACGGCGAAAACTTTGCGACAAACCGTCGTGGTGCTTGGACCCACTAA